A genomic window from Nomascus leucogenys isolate Asia chromosome 10, Asia_NLE_v1, whole genome shotgun sequence includes:
- the LOC100599663 gene encoding protein FAM90A27P-like, with protein MDPNTLSMEQGKQFLKQCGIPQRDIDLMTEKWVVLASVEVLLRFPLKPGEDPTARCVSSEKCQASVDRPPTISQRPGYQEERKSNHHLMKKTYQKLKDLPQLAAHSVHHQAQRPPRAKNPQEQQRRPMGQRTPPAEEEESRVKCKNCGAFGHSARSKTCPIKRWSGALHLQPLGSHKEKENLKPAKAQLPQAPGPFTRNDREKEQSPSPQQQQSKSPTQTFPRTPQEKTQEAWKEPAEACSFLTHPTMPLPVHTTKKRSVLGPVSAGPPPVNIPGMRLLCPPGHNDQPRLSTCGPTNGHGGDVTAALLPVLQSSRQTPTLSARPSANRPDASSHGALQPAMQAFALGPGLKSQAEMKHPNADVKPRPQQVRQKCGQDSRTQAPGKEPAPVPTQTFQNPAKKARLSSFLTPAVRTQLPDVGAVQTLQPPCIATGLGSKQAPKATTETAATKTATLQPRVNLQPPPSSPFLGPAQGCPVLQPGPPIHVPGRSGSVTFMKGDEGQKSPRFRMPPTSHPSENSASAQSPHFSREPERCRPQVSMSVLYEDLLVSSSSEDSDSD; from the exons ATGGACCCCAACACTCTCTCCATGGAACAGGGGAAGCAGTTCTTAAAGCAGTGTGGGATCCCACAAAGAGAT ATTGACTTGATGACAGAGAAGTGGGTTGTTCTTGCCTCTGTGGAGGTTCTTCTGCGATTTCCTCTGAAGCCAGGAGAGGATCCGACCGCCCGCTGTGTCTCCAGTGAAAAATGCCAGGCTTCAGTGGACCGGCCCCCCACAATTTCACAGAGACCTGGATACCAAGAGGAGAG GAAATCCAACCATCATTTAATGAAGAAGACTTATCAGAAGCTCAAGGACCTGCCACAGTTGGCCGCTCATTCCGTCCATCATCAGGCTCAGAGGCCCCCCAGAGCCAAGAACCCACAGGAGCAGCAGAGGAGACCCATGGGGCAGAGGACTCCcccagcagaggaggaggaatcCAGG GTGAAATGCAAGAACTGCGGGGCCTTTGGGCACTCAGCCAGGAGCAAGACCTGCCCCATTAAGAGGTGGAGTGGGGCCCTTCATCTGCAGCCCCTGGGCTCACACAAGGAGAAGGAGAACCTGAAACCAGCAAAGGCCCAGCTACCCCAGGCTCCAGGGCCCTTTACGAGGAATGACAGAGAAAAGGAGCAAAGTCCAAG TCCCCAGCAGCAGCAGAGCAAATCTCCGACGCAGACATTTCCCAGGACTCCCCAAGAGAAAACGCAGGAAGCCTGGAAGGAGCCAGCGGAAGCCTGTTCATTCCTGACG CATCCTACCATGCCACTGCCTGTCCACACCACCAAGAAGAGATCTGTCCTGGGCCCTGTGTCCGCAGGTCCACCGCCTGTCAACATACCCGGGATGAGATTACTCTGCCCTCCGGGTCACAACGATCAACCTCGACTGAGCACCTGTGGACCCACCAACGGACATGGCGGGGACGTTACTGCCGCCCTGCTCCCTGTTCTGCAGAGCTCCCGCCAGACCCCCACTCTCAGTGCCAGGCCGTCAGCCAACAGGCCTGACGCGTCCTCCCATGGTGCTCTCCAGCCTGCCATGCAGGCATTTGCCCTGGGCCCTGGCCTTAAATCCCAGGCAGAAATGAAACATCCCAATGCAGATGTAAAGCCCAGACCACAGCAAGTCAGACAAAAGTGTGGCCAGGACTCCAGAACCCAGGCACCAGGCAAGGAGCCTGCGCCCGTCCCCACCCAGACTTTCCAGAACCCCGCAAAGAAAGCAAGACTCAGCTCCTTCCTGACCCCTGCAGTGAGAACCCAGCTCCCGGATGTGGGCGCTGTGCAGACACTCCAGCCTCCCTGCATTGCAACTGGACTTGGATCCAAACAGGCACCCAAGGCAACCACAGAGACAGCAGCCACCAAGACAGCAACCCTGCAGCCCAGAGTCAacctccagcccccacccagcTCACCtttcctgggcccagcccagggctgccccgtcctccagcctggaccaccCATTCATGTTCCAGGGAGGTCCGGCAGTGTCACCTTCATGAAAGGGGACGAGGGACAGAAGAGCCCCAGGTTCAGAATGCCTCCCACATCCCATCCTTCTGAAAACTCTGCTTCCGCTCAGAGCCCTCACTTCTCTAGGGAGCCTGAGAGGTGTCGTCCCCAGGTCTCAATGAGTGTCCTCTATGAGGACCTTCTGGTCAGTTCCTCCTCTGAGGACAGTGACAGTGACTGA